The proteins below come from a single Paraburkholderia flagellata genomic window:
- a CDS encoding MOSC and FAD-binding oxidoreductase domain-containing protein: MARLVSVNVGLPRNVEWKGRTVHTGIWKTPVNGRCWVGRTNLAGDGQGDLQGHGGPNRAILVYQTESYQHWQTQLGRADFTFGQFGENLTVDGLPDSEVRIGDRYQIGSALFEVTQPRVTCYRVGIRLNEPKMPALLTSSGRPGFYFRVLREGAVGAGDDIVKVGEAQESMTVFAVNNLLYSPSHPRDQLERALEIEALSPGWKWSFEEMLRAERKDVVHANAGLSPAGSMYPVAPGFQPLTVVKTERECEDVVALTLADPHDRPLDVPKPGQFIVLRLRLPSGDRPVLRSYSLCGNPSVSQYRIAVKVNPGSVAGAYLRDGLGEGDVLEVSAPRGTFTLHTAGRPLVLLSAGIGVTPVLAMLHTLAKERVENPVLWLHSARDGQHHPFADEAQELVKLLPRGRSCIVYSRPLPIDRIGVDYDIEGHFSLDVFKNIGVEAEAEVYICGPNRFMDEMAAALKKLGIAHDRIRTEAFKGGDSLKPGIVGDSSRKPHTPEKDSDTGPLVYFSRSAVSAHWNSSIFNNLLELAEACDVPVRWSCRSGVCHNCETGLIEGQVRYEVEPIESPPRGNVLICCAVPKGDVVIDA; this comes from the coding sequence ATGGCTCGACTGGTGTCCGTGAATGTTGGTCTCCCTCGCAACGTTGAGTGGAAGGGCCGCACCGTTCACACCGGTATCTGGAAAACCCCTGTGAACGGACGGTGTTGGGTTGGTAGAACCAATCTCGCTGGCGATGGCCAGGGTGATCTTCAGGGGCACGGTGGGCCTAATCGCGCGATATTGGTTTACCAGACGGAGTCTTATCAGCATTGGCAGACGCAACTCGGCCGCGCGGACTTTACCTTCGGCCAATTCGGCGAGAACCTCACAGTCGACGGGCTTCCTGATTCGGAGGTTCGTATCGGCGACCGATATCAAATCGGGAGTGCATTGTTTGAGGTTACGCAACCCCGGGTTACTTGCTATCGCGTCGGCATACGCCTGAACGAGCCGAAGATGCCAGCGTTGCTGACTTCGTCTGGGCGCCCGGGCTTTTATTTTAGGGTACTGAGGGAGGGGGCAGTCGGCGCAGGTGACGATATTGTGAAGGTGGGAGAAGCGCAGGAGAGCATGACTGTTTTCGCGGTCAACAATCTGTTGTATTCGCCGTCACATCCTCGTGACCAACTTGAGCGCGCGCTCGAAATCGAAGCGCTTTCACCCGGTTGGAAGTGGTCGTTTGAAGAAATGCTCCGGGCTGAACGGAAGGATGTGGTGCACGCCAATGCTGGTTTAAGTCCGGCGGGATCTATGTATCCCGTAGCACCGGGATTTCAGCCGCTTACGGTTGTGAAGACGGAACGGGAGTGCGAAGACGTTGTCGCACTGACATTGGCAGATCCCCATGATCGACCGTTGGACGTTCCGAAGCCGGGGCAGTTCATAGTTCTACGCTTGCGACTGCCGTCGGGTGATCGTCCAGTTCTGCGTAGTTACTCGCTATGCGGTAATCCGTCGGTCTCGCAATATCGGATTGCAGTAAAAGTTAATCCGGGAAGTGTTGCAGGCGCCTACTTGCGGGATGGTTTGGGCGAAGGCGATGTACTCGAAGTTAGCGCTCCACGCGGAACCTTCACACTTCACACAGCAGGCCGCCCGCTAGTACTTTTGAGTGCTGGTATCGGTGTCACCCCAGTATTGGCAATGCTGCATACCTTGGCAAAGGAGCGCGTTGAGAACCCAGTCTTGTGGCTGCATTCGGCGCGCGATGGCCAACATCACCCTTTCGCAGACGAAGCCCAAGAATTGGTGAAGCTGCTGCCCCGTGGTCGAAGTTGCATTGTCTATAGCCGGCCACTACCGATTGATCGGATCGGCGTGGACTATGACATCGAAGGTCATTTTTCCCTAGATGTGTTCAAGAACATTGGTGTCGAGGCTGAGGCCGAGGTTTACATTTGTGGGCCTAATCGCTTCATGGATGAAATGGCGGCTGCCCTTAAGAAGCTGGGGATAGCGCACGATCGCATACGGACCGAGGCCTTTAAAGGGGGGGACTCGCTAAAGCCTGGGATTGTTGGTGATTCGAGCAGGAAGCCTCATACACCTGAGAAAGATAGCGATACAGGCCCGTTGGTGTACTTTTCGCGAAGCGCTGTTTCGGCACATTGGAATTCGTCCATCTTCAATAACCTTCTGGAATTGGCGGAGGCGTGTGATGTACCAGTTCGATGGTCATGTCGAAGTGGTGTGTGCCATAACTGTGAGACTGGATTGATTGAGGGGCAGGTCAGGTATGAGGTGGAACCAATCGAGTCTCCGCCACGAGGCAACGTACTTATCTGCTGTGCGGTCCCAAAAGGTGATGTAGTTATCGACGCTTAG
- a CDS encoding DUF3331 domain-containing protein has protein sequence MCLGDVEIQCSDEPTQRMVIDRDWDAWEQIIQGLSNGQARETVSGDLSVRQNITAAEWCREESFSGSAYIHIVEWVSDDAVIMRWRDSRSGVYGEQRWVLTLARRSKRCALSGATIRRGDLVFRPAARRRFVASNSQVEILPEPLRQLATEAVVRV, from the coding sequence ATGTGTTTAGGCGATGTCGAAATACAATGCTCCGATGAACCGACTCAACGTATGGTAATAGATCGTGACTGGGATGCGTGGGAACAAATCATTCAAGGACTTTCGAACGGTCAAGCGCGGGAGACTGTCAGCGGAGATTTGTCTGTACGTCAGAATATAACGGCAGCGGAATGGTGTAGGGAGGAGAGTTTTTCTGGTTCGGCATACATTCATATTGTTGAATGGGTATCCGATGACGCAGTGATCATGCGCTGGCGTGATTCGAGGTCGGGAGTGTATGGTGAGCAGCGGTGGGTTTTGACTCTAGCCCGGAGATCGAAACGATGCGCGCTATCAGGTGCAACGATACGGCGAGGTGATTTGGTATTCCGGCCGGCAGCTCGGAGGCGGTTTGTAGCATCAAATTCGCAAGTGGAGATTCTTCCGGAACCATTGCGCCAACTAGCGACTGAGGCCGTAGTAAGGGTGTAA
- a CDS encoding MBL fold metallo-hydrolase gives MRSQVAFQAPAINRKKIGDMTVTMLSDGYLDVSFELLSGIDAANAEALLEKRGAPPLPRMNINVYVVQTADRTILIDSGAGGINGWGGRLQVALAAAGIDPLEIDTILLTHAHPDHIGGLAGPLQTPMFRNVEQLFVHEKELEFWHDDSIYSSAPDGFRPFFDVARNAFSAYREKLVPFKQESILPGIQTVPLFGHTAGHTGYLLGDGPEALLIWGDIVHFPHIQLAQPEVTIAFDSDPTQAARTRGKLLDQVATDKLSITGMHFNLPTTGSVQREGNAYILNYDMWSPGI, from the coding sequence ATGCGTTCCCAAGTTGCGTTCCAAGCACCTGCCATCAACAGGAAGAAAATTGGTGACATGACCGTCACCATGTTGAGCGACGGGTATCTCGACGTTTCGTTCGAGTTGCTGAGCGGCATCGATGCCGCCAACGCTGAAGCATTACTCGAAAAGCGCGGTGCGCCGCCGCTGCCTCGAATGAACATCAATGTTTATGTCGTTCAAACCGCCGACCGGACCATCCTCATCGACAGCGGAGCTGGTGGTATCAACGGTTGGGGCGGTCGACTTCAAGTGGCGCTAGCGGCGGCGGGCATTGACCCGCTTGAAATAGATACCATTCTGCTCACACACGCCCATCCAGACCACATTGGAGGCCTCGCAGGCCCACTCCAAACCCCGATGTTCCGAAACGTGGAGCAACTGTTCGTGCACGAGAAGGAACTCGAGTTCTGGCACGACGACAGCATTTACTCGAGCGCTCCCGACGGCTTCCGGCCCTTCTTCGATGTGGCAAGGAACGCCTTTAGCGCATACCGCGAGAAGTTGGTTCCGTTCAAGCAGGAGTCGATTCTGCCTGGCATCCAGACCGTTCCGTTGTTTGGTCACACGGCTGGGCACACCGGCTATCTGCTGGGCGACGGACCGGAGGCGTTGCTGATTTGGGGAGATATTGTTCACTTCCCACATATCCAGTTGGCGCAACCGGAAGTCACCATTGCTTTCGATAGTGACCCGACGCAGGCCGCACGCACCCGTGGGAAGTTGCTTGACCAAGTGGCAACCGACAAGCTGTCCATCACCGGGATGCATTTCAATCTGCCGACGACTGGTTCCGTGCAGCGCGAAGGGAACGCGTACATCCTCAACTACGATATGTGGTCTCCAGGCATATAA
- a CDS encoding thiamine pyrophosphate-dependent enzyme, with translation MSDVSEERSLNSHAETDGLMVESSAVSIMTGGEALIAGLVDHGVDTIFGLPGAQTYGLFDAIHRAGPGFKLIGARHEQACGYMAYGYARSTGRPSVFSVVPGPGLLNASAAMLTAYSGNEPVLLLTGQVPTQFLDRGRGHLHEMPNQLATLRTLTKFAERVETPSTARRQVGQAFQAMLSDRRGPAALEMPWDAFTSRCAVANSNETATFAPPAVDDDQIDRAAKLISGSRRPMIFVGSGAIEAADAIRQLAEMIDAPVVSFRSGRGVVGSDHPLGLTLPGAFDLWDRIDLAIGIGTRMEVPGWRWGYRPPGQKMLRIDIDPAEMRRTVPDVSVIADARPAVEALIGAVGRSGFVGTRGRRQEIRDRAIGAMRKVERELQPQIAYLRVLREVLPRDGIVTDELCQVGYAAWIAFPVYEPRTFISSGYQGNLGSGFPTALGVKAAHPDRPVVAITGDGGFMFAVQELATAVQYRLGVVTIVFNNNAFGNVLRDQIQQFEGRDIGSRLVNPDFLTLAEAFGVKAERVTNPIAFKGALERALADGGPRLIEVRIENEESPWRFIHPRKI, from the coding sequence ATGAGCGATGTTAGCGAAGAGCGGTCGTTGAACTCGCATGCTGAGACAGACGGATTGATGGTGGAGTCGAGCGCGGTTTCAATCATGACCGGTGGTGAGGCACTGATTGCGGGATTGGTTGACCATGGTGTTGATACCATCTTCGGACTGCCGGGCGCACAAACGTATGGACTCTTCGACGCCATCCATCGGGCTGGTCCGGGTTTTAAGCTGATTGGCGCACGTCACGAGCAGGCGTGCGGGTATATGGCGTACGGCTATGCGAGATCTACTGGCCGCCCTTCGGTATTTTCAGTTGTACCGGGACCGGGACTGCTCAATGCGAGCGCAGCAATGCTTACGGCATATAGTGGCAACGAACCGGTACTGCTGCTGACAGGTCAGGTTCCGACTCAATTCCTTGATCGCGGGCGCGGTCATTTACACGAGATGCCTAATCAGCTTGCGACTCTGCGAACGCTAACGAAATTTGCCGAGCGGGTGGAGACACCTTCGACGGCGCGTCGGCAGGTTGGCCAGGCGTTTCAAGCGATGCTGTCCGACCGTCGAGGCCCAGCGGCACTCGAGATGCCATGGGATGCATTCACGTCTAGATGCGCGGTAGCAAATTCGAATGAAACGGCAACGTTTGCGCCCCCAGCGGTAGACGATGATCAAATTGACCGCGCTGCAAAGCTGATTTCAGGTTCGCGGAGGCCAATGATCTTCGTAGGGAGCGGGGCAATTGAAGCAGCAGACGCGATTCGGCAGTTAGCCGAAATGATTGATGCGCCGGTCGTCTCGTTCCGTAGTGGCCGTGGGGTTGTCGGCAGTGACCATCCATTGGGGCTAACGCTCCCCGGAGCCTTCGATTTATGGGATCGGATCGACTTGGCGATAGGAATTGGGACCCGAATGGAAGTTCCGGGTTGGAGATGGGGGTACCGGCCTCCAGGTCAAAAGATGTTGCGAATTGACATCGATCCTGCAGAGATGCGGAGAACCGTTCCAGATGTTTCGGTGATCGCGGACGCAAGGCCTGCGGTCGAAGCGCTGATCGGCGCTGTCGGCCGGTCTGGATTCGTTGGGACGCGAGGACGCCGGCAGGAGATTCGGGATAGAGCGATAGGCGCGATGCGGAAGGTTGAACGTGAGCTTCAGCCACAGATTGCGTATCTCCGTGTACTGCGTGAGGTGCTTCCTCGAGACGGCATCGTCACTGATGAACTATGTCAAGTGGGATACGCCGCCTGGATCGCTTTTCCGGTGTACGAACCCCGGACGTTTATCAGCTCTGGTTATCAGGGAAATCTAGGCTCGGGGTTTCCGACTGCACTAGGTGTCAAGGCGGCACACCCGGATCGCCCAGTTGTAGCGATAACGGGCGATGGTGGTTTCATGTTTGCCGTACAGGAGTTGGCTACCGCCGTGCAGTACCGACTCGGAGTGGTGACGATCGTTTTCAACAACAATGCATTCGGCAATGTACTGCGGGACCAGATACAACAGTTTGAAGGTCGCGATATCGGTTCCCGGCTTGTTAATCCCGATTTTCTCACATTGGCGGAGGCGTTCGGGGTGAAGGCGGAACGTGTTACCAATCCCATAGCATTCAAGGGTGCCCTTGAGAGAGCGCTCGCGGATGGTGGTCCGCGACTCATAGAGGTCCGTATCGAAAACGAAGAGAGTCC
- a CDS encoding MFS transporter yields the protein MSFSTSGGASVSRSAHARSPRQYAIVGIASLIGTTIEWYDFFVYGTAAALVFNRIFFPAFDPITGTLAAFGTYAAGFFARPIGAMVFGHFGDKVGRKSMLLLTLVMMGMPTVLIGVVPTYDKIGYWAAVILIVMRVIQGIAIGGEYGGAVLMAVEHAPKGKRGFFGSLPQAGVAFGLVLSALAMSAVAKLPEDAMLSYGWRIPFWASVILLSVGWFIRLRVAESPDFERVKAQGAQVKAPVVEVMSKHKRALLTVAGGRLAEVTWFYTAATFSLSYATQHLHLSSGTILNAVVWGAAAALGTIPIAGWLADRLQPRVVFGLGCLAICAFAFGFFELLGASGVGSVYLAMLGALGVVYALLYGPEANLFSAQFPASVRYSGISLAVQTSGAIGGGLAPVIATWLVKLDGGQTGYLSWYLVALGLIALVSTGLMRKDEATS from the coding sequence ATGTCGTTTTCGACCAGCGGTGGCGCGAGCGTATCGCGTTCAGCACACGCCCGTTCGCCGCGCCAATACGCAATAGTGGGCATCGCGAGTCTGATTGGTACCACGATCGAGTGGTACGACTTTTTTGTCTATGGCACCGCTGCAGCGCTGGTGTTCAACCGCATTTTCTTTCCGGCTTTCGATCCGATCACAGGTACGCTTGCCGCATTCGGCACGTATGCGGCAGGCTTTTTCGCACGTCCGATCGGGGCGATGGTGTTCGGTCACTTCGGCGATAAGGTCGGCCGAAAATCGATGCTGCTGCTCACGCTAGTCATGATGGGCATGCCGACGGTGCTAATTGGCGTTGTGCCCACATATGACAAGATTGGCTACTGGGCGGCCGTGATACTTATCGTGATGCGTGTGATTCAGGGCATCGCAATCGGCGGTGAGTACGGCGGGGCCGTTCTGATGGCGGTTGAGCACGCGCCGAAGGGAAAGCGCGGGTTCTTTGGTAGCCTGCCGCAGGCGGGTGTCGCGTTCGGCTTGGTATTGTCGGCTCTGGCAATGTCTGCCGTCGCGAAACTGCCAGAGGACGCAATGCTGTCGTACGGCTGGCGCATTCCGTTCTGGGCGAGTGTAATCTTGCTGTCGGTCGGCTGGTTCATCAGACTGCGGGTTGCCGAGTCTCCAGACTTCGAGCGCGTCAAAGCGCAAGGCGCACAAGTGAAGGCGCCGGTGGTAGAGGTCATGAGCAAGCATAAGCGCGCGTTGCTGACGGTCGCCGGCGGCCGGCTGGCCGAGGTGACATGGTTCTATACAGCCGCAACTTTTTCGCTGTCGTATGCCACGCAACACCTGCATTTGTCGAGCGGAACGATCCTGAACGCGGTCGTTTGGGGAGCAGCCGCTGCGTTAGGGACGATACCAATAGCAGGCTGGCTCGCCGACCGTCTACAGCCGCGAGTGGTATTCGGACTTGGTTGCCTCGCAATATGCGCGTTTGCATTCGGCTTTTTTGAACTGCTTGGTGCATCGGGGGTTGGCTCTGTCTATCTGGCAATGCTGGGCGCACTTGGCGTTGTCTACGCGCTGTTGTATGGGCCGGAAGCGAACCTCTTCTCCGCGCAGTTTCCGGCGTCGGTGCGCTATAGCGGGATTTCTCTCGCGGTGCAAACGTCGGGGGCGATTGGCGGCGGGCTCGCACCGGTCATCGCGACGTGGCTGGTAAAACTTGACGGTGGACAGACAGGCTACCTTTCGTGGTATCTGGTCGCTCTTGGACTAATCGCGCTTGTCAGCACCGGCTTGATGCGCAAAGACGAGGCAACCAGTTAA
- a CDS encoding enoyl-CoA hydratase/isomerase family protein: MDLNFSHMKSDVTSELVGNVWVVDMRTPALTAELFGALANSLQLARNDTRVKCILIHGTNDYLCAGRNIAEFKAFCPSRSSIAIARSVRALATQPKPLVAVVNGIASGFGALVLLYADHVVAGQRATFQLPFVDLGIIPEAGATALLVRRVGELRARDWLMSGRVVSVEEAYESGLVSRVTHQTSALAIASDYASMLATKPPNTLQGIRRRVFDELARGTSESIPTELDYMNSDGHARIWQYVPHA, from the coding sequence GTGGACCTGAACTTTAGTCATATGAAATCGGACGTCACGTCGGAACTTGTCGGCAACGTGTGGGTTGTCGATATGCGTACGCCCGCCCTTACCGCCGAGCTCTTTGGCGCGCTCGCAAACTCTCTGCAACTGGCGCGGAACGACACGCGCGTAAAATGCATTCTGATCCATGGAACGAACGACTACTTGTGCGCCGGGCGTAACATCGCCGAATTTAAAGCGTTCTGTCCGAGTCGAAGCTCAATTGCTATCGCGCGTTCTGTCCGCGCTTTAGCAACTCAGCCGAAGCCACTTGTTGCAGTAGTAAACGGCATCGCGTCTGGCTTTGGCGCGTTAGTGCTGTTGTACGCAGACCATGTCGTCGCCGGGCAGCGCGCCACTTTCCAGCTCCCGTTCGTGGACCTGGGGATCATTCCAGAAGCGGGGGCGACTGCGCTGTTGGTAAGAAGGGTCGGAGAGTTGCGCGCCCGTGACTGGCTGATGAGTGGCCGCGTAGTGTCTGTCGAGGAAGCATACGAGTCTGGCTTAGTTTCAAGGGTTACACATCAAACCTCCGCGCTAGCCATTGCGAGTGACTATGCGTCGATGCTTGCGACCAAACCGCCGAATACACTGCAAGGTATTCGAAGACGAGTATTCGACGAACTCGCAAGAGGAACATCAGAGAGCATCCCTACAGAGCTTGACTATATGAACAGTGATGGCCACGCGAGAATTTGGCAATACGTACCTCATGCCTAA
- a CDS encoding VOC family protein, with product MLALEVILVPVSNIDRALKFYTECLAFNLDVDYHPTDNFRVVQLTPPGSACSIQLLSTESPERLKNVYLVTDDLAATTAQLSRNGVNVEAIRHKDDFESWAGGWNPGLDPSRRDYASFAEFRDPDGNTWTLQERGYRG from the coding sequence ATGCTCGCCTTAGAGGTAATTTTGGTCCCTGTTTCCAACATTGATCGTGCATTGAAGTTTTATACCGAATGCCTTGCGTTCAATCTGGATGTGGACTACCACCCAACGGACAACTTCCGAGTGGTGCAGCTGACGCCACCGGGGTCGGCATGCTCGATTCAACTCCTTTCCACAGAGTCACCTGAAAGACTCAAGAACGTCTATCTTGTGACGGATGATCTCGCGGCGACGACTGCGCAGCTCTCGCGCAACGGTGTGAACGTGGAAGCGATTCGTCACAAAGATGATTTCGAATCGTGGGCAGGAGGTTGGAACCCGGGGCTTGATCCGTCTCGTCGCGATTACGCCAGCTTCGCCGAGTTTCGCGACCCAGATGGCAACACCTGGACGTTGCAGGAGCGCGGATATCGCGGCTAG
- a CDS encoding haloacid dehalogenase type II, with protein sequence MDSIRACIFDAYGTLLDVHSAVMRNAEATGEHAEALSTLWRLRQLEYSWTRTLMGKYVDFWQITVDALDFALKTYQLETQGGLKERLLDAYLELGAYHDAAETLKSLRDRGYVTAILSNGNDAMLQGALKAGNLTDCLDACLSVDELKIYKPDPRVYQFACDRLSVTPGEVCFVSSNAWDLAGAGAFGFNTVRINRQSAPLEYDFSPLKHQVKALSELPALLPSSVSKS encoded by the coding sequence GTGGACTCAATTCGAGCGTGCATATTTGATGCATATGGAACGCTTCTCGACGTTCATTCTGCCGTCATGCGAAACGCAGAAGCGACAGGTGAACACGCTGAAGCGCTCTCGACACTATGGCGATTACGTCAACTGGAGTATTCGTGGACGCGAACATTGATGGGCAAATACGTCGACTTTTGGCAAATTACCGTCGACGCATTAGACTTCGCGTTGAAGACATACCAACTCGAGACGCAGGGAGGGTTGAAAGAGCGACTCTTGGACGCCTATCTAGAGTTGGGCGCGTATCATGACGCGGCCGAAACACTCAAATCTCTGAGAGATCGGGGATATGTTACGGCGATTCTATCAAACGGAAATGATGCAATGCTTCAGGGCGCATTGAAGGCTGGGAATCTCACCGACTGCCTTGACGCTTGTCTTTCGGTTGACGAGTTGAAGATATATAAACCGGATCCTCGCGTATATCAATTCGCCTGCGATCGACTGTCAGTTACACCTGGCGAGGTCTGTTTTGTCTCGTCGAACGCGTGGGATTTGGCGGGAGCTGGTGCGTTCGGGTTCAACACCGTGAGGATTAATCGTCAATCAGCGCCTTTGGAGTACGATTTCTCACCGCTCAAGCATCAAGTTAAAGCGCTATCCGAACTCCCTGCCCTGCTGCCTAGCTCTGTTTCAAAGAGCTGA
- a CDS encoding aldolase gives MELRAKEYFDQRATEEMAKNLKAEERTIQEKLAYACRILAMTGQEAGLAGQITARSDKPRCYWTLRFGLGFDEATPDDFIEVDADLHTITGKGMANPATRFHLWVYEARPQTNSIIHTHSPYVSALVAARQPLVIAQMDMTPLHNDCAFLAHWPGVPIADQEGVLISQALGDKRCILLAHHGQLTTGAYVEEATYLAVYLERAARMQVRARAFGPIIPVADDLAAEAHDYLLKPSIVKGTFDYWSRQVDRL, from the coding sequence ATGGAACTGCGGGCAAAGGAGTATTTCGATCAACGGGCGACCGAGGAGATGGCAAAAAACCTGAAAGCGGAGGAGCGCACAATTCAGGAGAAGCTGGCTTACGCATGCAGGATTCTCGCGATGACGGGTCAGGAGGCCGGACTGGCGGGTCAGATTACGGCACGTTCAGACAAACCGCGTTGCTATTGGACGCTGCGCTTCGGCCTCGGCTTCGATGAAGCGACTCCGGACGACTTCATCGAAGTCGATGCGGATTTGCATACGATCACGGGTAAGGGCATGGCGAACCCGGCAACGCGCTTTCACCTGTGGGTGTATGAGGCGCGGCCGCAAACGAACTCGATCATTCACACGCATTCGCCGTACGTATCAGCTTTGGTGGCCGCACGTCAGCCGCTCGTGATCGCGCAAATGGACATGACACCGTTGCACAACGACTGCGCGTTCCTCGCACACTGGCCGGGTGTTCCGATTGCCGATCAAGAAGGGGTGCTCATCTCCCAGGCACTAGGCGACAAGCGATGCATTCTCCTTGCGCATCATGGTCAACTGACGACCGGCGCGTATGTGGAAGAAGCAACGTATCTTGCCGTCTATCTGGAGCGTGCCGCACGCATGCAGGTAAGGGCGCGCGCATTCGGGCCGATCATACCGGTGGCGGACGATCTGGCTGCTGAGGCGCACGACTATCTGCTCAAGCCGTCAATCGTGAAGGGAACATTTGATTACTGGAGTCGCCAGGTAGACCGCTTGTGA
- a CDS encoding LysR family transcriptional regulator has protein sequence MKSNLDHQLRLFVEIANCGSLSAAADTLSLTQSGLSRQLASLESALGQVLFFRTGRGVVPTEAGQKLLESARSAYQLIDNTLTELRDQHGVTAGTLNVATIHTLTYYFMAEVVAKFMAQRPSAGVVLLGRSSPGVIELVEAGRAEIGFVYDSAVASDELTITPLFEESMSFVVHESSRFAKLAAISLDDQTPPLVVFPTNYALRRMLHTSSFSATVAAEVETVDAMLKLVSLTNGQCILPSRIPEKLLREYQLTRVPIEHPLMRRRIVAITRRGCQLSAMTSLMLEIARASASKE, from the coding sequence ATGAAAAGCAACCTCGATCATCAGTTGCGACTGTTTGTCGAAATCGCCAACTGCGGTTCGCTATCCGCCGCTGCCGATACGTTGTCCTTGACCCAATCAGGGTTGAGCCGTCAGCTCGCGAGCTTGGAAAGCGCTCTTGGCCAGGTACTGTTCTTCCGGACTGGACGCGGAGTCGTGCCGACCGAAGCGGGGCAGAAGTTGCTCGAGTCGGCACGCTCAGCATATCAACTGATCGATAACACCCTCACGGAACTACGCGATCAGCACGGAGTAACGGCAGGCACGCTCAACGTCGCAACGATTCACACCCTGACGTATTACTTTATGGCCGAAGTGGTCGCTAAGTTTATGGCGCAACGGCCCTCCGCCGGCGTCGTGCTTCTCGGGCGCAGTTCGCCAGGGGTTATCGAACTGGTCGAGGCGGGGCGCGCAGAAATTGGCTTCGTCTACGATTCGGCCGTTGCTAGTGACGAACTCACCATCACGCCGCTCTTTGAGGAGAGCATGTCCTTTGTCGTGCACGAGAGCTCGCGCTTCGCGAAGCTAGCGGCCATCTCGCTTGATGACCAAACGCCGCCGCTAGTAGTGTTTCCGACTAACTATGCGCTGCGCCGAATGTTGCACACCAGCAGCTTTAGCGCGACTGTCGCGGCAGAAGTCGAGACCGTCGACGCGATGCTCAAGCTGGTCTCCTTGACGAACGGGCAATGCATTCTGCCGAGCAGAATTCCAGAGAAGCTGTTGCGTGAATATCAGTTAACGCGCGTACCCATTGAGCACCCCCTGATGCGACGGCGCATCGTTGCGATTACACGTCGCGGCTGCCAGCTTTCGGCTATGACATCCCTCATGCTCGAAATCGCACGCGCGAGCGCATCGAAGGAGTAG
- a CDS encoding DUF427 domain-containing protein yields MGLSWQQGPLAPGAVGQFLVPGTLHERLLYAEPLRRRMRVRFAGEWIADSEDVILLFEPGKYPVAYFRESDIASHVLKRSEHKTRHGDLGPTEWFSVQSSETEVARAAWRHVELPSYAEVLKGRVAFAWRAMDGFYEEDERILGHAADPYHRIDIRETSREIVVRYEGGVIAESSRPLVLYESGFAPRWYIARADVNESAITAVTHQTFCPYKGICSYFDIGAAKLAAWSYPEAYSEVARISGMLSFEPDRVEVMLDGKRLHAEPGQNVVAHGPDRGLTTDEVKPVRK; encoded by the coding sequence ATGGGTCTGTCCTGGCAACAAGGTCCTCTCGCCCCCGGGGCAGTTGGACAATTCCTAGTGCCCGGAACATTGCACGAGAGGCTTTTGTATGCAGAACCGCTTCGCCGGCGTATGAGGGTCCGATTTGCGGGGGAGTGGATTGCAGACAGTGAAGACGTAATTCTTCTGTTTGAGCCAGGAAAGTACCCGGTCGCGTACTTTCGTGAGAGCGACATCGCGAGTCACGTGCTGAAGCGAAGCGAACACAAGACTCGTCATGGAGATCTTGGTCCGACTGAGTGGTTTTCAGTGCAGTCGTCTGAGACGGAGGTGGCGCGCGCCGCTTGGCGGCATGTCGAGTTGCCTTCGTACGCGGAAGTTCTGAAAGGGCGCGTCGCATTCGCGTGGCGAGCGATGGACGGGTTCTATGAGGAGGACGAACGCATTCTTGGACACGCGGCTGACCCATACCACCGGATTGATATTCGCGAAACTTCGCGAGAGATCGTCGTTCGATACGAGGGGGGCGTTATTGCGGAGAGCTCGCGGCCGCTTGTTTTGTATGAGTCTGGTTTTGCTCCGCGTTGGTACATAGCTCGGGCGGACGTGAACGAATCGGCAATCACTGCGGTTACGCATCAAACATTTTGTCCCTACAAGGGAATCTGTAGCTATTTCGACATTGGTGCGGCAAAACTTGCGGCTTGGTCGTATCCAGAGGCTTACTCGGAGGTTGCACGCATATCCGGTATGTTGTCGTTCGAGCCGGACCGTGTCGAGGTCATGTTAGATGGCAAGCGTCTTCACGCTGAACCAGGGCAAAACGTTGTCGCGCATGGGCCGGATCGAGGGCTTACGACCGATGAAGTCAAGCCAGTGCGTAAGTAG